AAATGGAGAATCGCAAAACGCgagaaaaacacaggaaaagaCTGTTTCAGTGGATCGTGGGAAAGAAGTAGAAATCAGATAAGAGAGACATACAGAAAATTTTCCAAAAGGTTGAGGCTCTTGCTATTCTCCTCCAAATTCTATATAGAATTGTCTATTCCATAGTAATTTCAAATGAGaggatatgattcaatcctttgtttgaaaaaaacTTTATGGGAAATTTTCCGATATGATTGAAATCTTCCAAAGTTACTATGTTTTTTCTAGGAATCAAGGGACTTAGGAATCAAGGGACCCTTAGGCTATGTTCGGGAGGTAAGGTTGCTTCCCGATACGGAAAACAAAGCACACGATTAtagtgagattaattaagtattagcctaaaaaacttaaaaaatagattaatataattttttaaagcaactttcatatagaaaacttttgcaaaaaatacaccgtttagcagttttaaaggcgtgcgcacggaaaacgagggaagtgagttgggaaagaggggaaaagaacaTAGCCTTACTCTTTCAACCGAGAGAAAACAAAGAGCAAAAAAAGATTATTATCAGTTAAATGGCTAAAATGTGAAGGAAAACATAAAATGGTATTAAAAAGATCTAATGGACCATAAAAACTATAATCTTTTAGAGACAAATATGCTACAACTTCACTCTTTCAGGAATTATGGAGTATATGCTTGAATTAGGGCATTTTTTTTGCAGTAATTGAACTTTTCCTTTGCAAATTCGTATAAAATGCAggaaattttataggattttcgCACAAATTAGTTAATTTATTGCAAAAAAAGAACTTTTCAAAAGGAATGCCTTTGCTTGAAACCCCCCATTTTTTATCTCAAGATATATTCATGCTTTAAACTTGAAGATCACAAAATTTCAGTCAAATGTACCTAGTTGAAATCTGAGGAGTATTTGACATGTATCTCAATCCATCACTGAAGTTCCAACCAAAACAATGTGGACAAAACTATTTAGACCGACCACGAGTAGGGAGATTGAGAAGGCGATTAGGTTTTAGGGATTGAGAGTAGAAAGGGTgaactgaaaaaaataaaatcatttccGAATTGGGCCGTGGCCTTTGTACGTGGCTAGGAGGGCTACGGCCACAGTGTCTGGTGAACTTCAATTACTCACTGGGCCGCTAGCCCGCAACATCTTGATTCGGCCTATCTAAGTCACTATTGGGCCCAACAGGTACCAACTGCATTTTCGTGCGTATTAATGTGACAAGCGAAAGAACAACAGTCAGTAATCTCTTTTGGCTTACACGAATATGGAGTAGACAGAAAGGGAAACAACCGAGCAATTCCTTCACTAATCAACCCAGCATGGTTTGTGTGGGCTTGTCCTTGCTCTGACCAAAATCAGCATCTTCCGACCAGCCCAGCTGTGTTCACACCTAATCAACCCtttaatacaaatatataatgCCACTCTCACAAAACAGCAAGCGAAATCACCCAAGTAATTAAGCAGGAGTTCATCATCATTATATAATGTTTTTCAAGGCAAAAACATAGGacagcagagcagagcagagcagctaAGTAAAACAAACAGCGCACGTTCGTTAAAAGTTTCTTGGTAAACAAGCTCAGAAAGAAAAATGCAGGGACTCGACTCTGCGCATTGACCCCAAACTCGATCGAATCTGCCAGCTCACTCATGAGCTTAAGAGCGTTCACACGCAGTCGAACACGAACATTCCCACATTTCCGCGCCAGGTGCACTCCATCATCCAtgagctgcatgcatgcaattatgCAAATTAAGCGTGGTACTCCTAGATTGTTTAGTAGTAGAACATCATTTGCCTTGATCAGCTAGCCAACACATAAAAAACACCATCTTTAAGCCCGGTCAGTGACAGGTAGGCAGGGTAGTCACTTTTTGCCGTGCGAAGCAAGCACTAGAGTTAATTAACCCCTGGATTAGGATAACGACAATGAACTTTTCTTTCCAAGATCATCCAGATGGCTTCCTGATAGAAATCGCAGATGACACTGTGCCCAAACGTGATCGATCCGTGCACGCACATGCACCACAGATTCCGTTCGTCACGCGCCCGTTCACACCGATGGTGTCGAGTGGAGTGACCCAGCAACCACTCAAAAAGTCGAGTACCATCCGAGGAATTTTAACTCGTTTTCTAAACtctttaaattttgatttaaaaaagacttttaaaattattttgaaatatttattCCTTTTTATCACGTTATTCGTTTGACGTGGCAAAACAATACTGTCGGTCTGGCCAACAAATTCGAATTTGAATATAATTTGGgatgatatatttttaaattaaaaataaaagttgttaaaaaaaattgccgAGTAGATAAAGCTCGGGCTTGGGCCCCACCTGACAGCGACCGGTCCAACCGCTAACCTACAAATACCCGCCTCGCTTCGGACAAACACCTCACTCACCTCACAGGCTCACACACAGGCACACACACACTTCCCGATGGAGCCCACCGGCACGATCGTCTTCGCCACCGTCGGCGTCACCAACTTCGGCTTCGACGtcttctccgccgccgtgcCACTGCCGCCGATGGAGGAGGACGCCGAGCGCCGCCACACGGACGGCGTATCCGTGAACTTCAACGCGCAGTTCGTCGACGATGGCGGGGAGGAGGTGGCGTTCGTGTCggagcgaggcggcgcggcggggctgTTCCGGTGCCGGCCGGGGCCCGAGCAGCGGGCCGAGCCGCTGCCGACGGTGGAGGGGAGCCTGTTCCATGACCGCCCGACGGTGAGGGGCGGGAGGTTGTACTTCGTCTCCGCCCACgagcagccgccggcgccgttcaGGAGCTGGGCGGCGGTGTACGCGACGGAGATTGGGAGCAAGGAGACGGTGCGGGTGAGTCCTCCGGGCGTCGTGGACATGAGCCCCGCCGTGTCGGACTCCGGGGAGCTCGTTGCCGTCGCGTCGTACGGGGATCGGCCGTGGGCGTTCGACTTCCGCGTGCTGGAAACGGAGGTCGCCGTCTTCCGCGCCGCCGATCCAGCCAGGCGCGTCGTCGTGGTGGGGCGCGGTGGGTGGCCGACGTGGCACGGCGAGGGCACGGTCTTCTTCCACCGCGTCGCCGACGACGGGTGGTGGAGCGTGTTCCGGGTGGACGTCTCGCCTGAGACCCTCGAGcccaccggcggcgagaggcgagTGACGCCTCCCGGGCTGCACTGCTTCACTCCCGCCGcggtcggccgcggcggcggcgggcggtggatcGCCGTGGCGACGCGGCGGAAGGGGCGCGCGCAGCGGCACGTCGAGCTGTTCGACCTCGAGACGGAGAGCTTCTCCCCGCTCACCGAGCGCCTCAACCCGGAGCTCCACCACTACAACCCCTTCTTCTCCCCGTCCGGCGACCGCGTCGGGTACCACCGcttccgcggcgccggcgcgcgggGGGACTCGGTGGTGCCCTACCTGCAGCCGGTGCAGAGCCCGGTGAGCTCGCTCCGGATGCTGCGCGTGTACGGCACGTTCCCGTCGTTCTCGCCGGACGCGGCGCACCTCGCCATGAACGGCGACTTCTTCAAGACGCCGGGCGTCACCATCCTCCGATCCGACGGCGCCAAGCGGTGGGTGCTCACGCGGGAGCCCAACCTGTTCTACACGTCGTGGAGCCCCGCCGAGAGCGGGGTCATCTTCACCTCCATGGGCCCCATCTTCGAGACCACCAAAGCGACGGTGAGGATCGCGCGGCTGGAGttcgacgccggcgagctcacCACCGGCCGCGACGAGGTCGCGGCCACGCTCAAGGTGCTCACCCGGCCGGAGGCCGGCAACGACGCGTTCCCGGCGGTGTCGCCGTGCGGGAAGTGGGTGGTGTTCCGGTCAGGCCGCTCCGGCCACAAGAACCTCTACATCGTCGACGCGGCGCACGGCGAggacgtcggcgccggcgaggggacGATCCGGCGGCTGACCGACGGCGAGTGGATCGACACGATGCCGAGCTGGTCGCCGGACGGGAGCCTGATCGCGTTCTCCTCCAACCGCCACGACCCGACGAACGCCGCCGTGTTCAGCATCTACCTGGTCCGGCCAGACGGCTCCGGGCTCCGCCGCGTCCACGTCGCCGGGCCGGcggggagcgcggcggcggacaggGAGCGGATCAACCACGTGTGCTTCAGCCCGGACTCGCGGTGGCTGCTGTTCACGGCCAACTTCGGCGGCGTGATGGCGGAGCCCATCTCGGCGCCGAACCAGTTCCAGCCGTACGGCGACCTGTACGTGTGCCGGCTCGACGGCTCGGGGTTGGTCAGGCTCACCTGCAACGCCTACGAGAACGGCACGCCGGCGTGGGgcccggcgagctcgccggcggcggggctggAGTCGCTGTCGCTGGGCCCGGGCGCCGGGGACGAGTCGCTGGGCGAGTTTGATGAGCCGCTCTGGCTCACTTGCGACGTCTGAGCTGAGGGCGACAGATGATGATCGATGAGCTGCACTTTTAATTAGAATAAAATCTGTGGTGAATTTGATCGGTTGATAATAACGGGACGAGCCTGATTGTGTGGGCTAGTACGAACCTTGTTGGGAATAGGTTTTTTATGCATGAAAAGGGAATAAATGAATAATGATTCTGGGTACAGGGTACGTTTTTGTTCCGTTGCTTGATAAAGCTGATTGTGATTATGTGGACATTATCCATCTTCAGTTGTACTACTGTCGACTGTCGTGTGAAGTCACTTTTGCATTATCAAAAGTCCAAAAACAAAACTGGACTTCTAGGCTTCTTCCCTAATACAGAGTACAGTACAACTGCCGGTCCAAAGCTTTACTTATTCCCTGTTTAGTTCCCcgtaaacttttttaaaaaacatcacatcaaatctttaacatatgtatagagtattaaatataaattaaaaaaaatcaattgcacagtttgcaggtaaatcacgagacaaatcttttgagcctaattagttcatgattagcaATAAGTACTACAGTAACCCAAATGTGTTAATAACAgtttaattatgctcaaaagattcgtctcgcggtttgcAAGCGAGTTACAaaattagttattttatttatgtCTAAAAACTCCTTTCAATATCtggtcaaacgttcgatataatattaaaaaatttcCATTTGGCCGACTAAACAGACCCTTACTGGGCTTAACTGGAATCGTTCGTCGATCCAAAGGGGACAGGACGAACTGACTGGGCTGGGACGGAAAGCAGAGCAGCACGCCACGGCCATTTCTGagcggaataagttcatctgacaTTCCTCAATTATACGCCGAGTCTGTCTGAGATCCCTAACCACAATACTAGAAATGTGTATCCCATAACTATATAaaaccatccaaaaaaaagTCCCGATACAGTATAGATGCTTGGTTTTGCTGACCTGGCATCCtagtaagaaaaaataaaattaaaatgcgGGGCACACATGTAACTGAGAAGAAAAAATTACGCGGTCAACAATCCTACCCAGTAATCTTCttgtcttttcctttttctcttctctttcatTTTTATCTTCACCGCAGAGGGGGAGCGGTAGCAAGCCAGCGCCGCGGCGACAAGCGAATGACGCAGCGGGTGAAAAGAGAAAAATCCCGCCACCGCCTCTCCGCGGCCGCACTCGCCCGCTCCCCTCCCTCTGCTCCGCCCGCGCCCGGAGCTGCTgctcgccagccgccgccggcctccggtCACGCACGCCGCtgcccgctgccgctcccccTCAACAGCAAAGATAAAAACGAAAGATAAGAAAATTGCTGATTAGAATTGTTTTTGGAGGAAAGGCGTTAAACGCCCGGTTTTCATTAAAAAGCGAAATAGTTCATACATGAAAACGGAAGAACAAAAACAAGGCTGGAATGAAACCAGCACACATAAGTTAGGCACTTTAGCTGCTGGCACATCTTAGGAACAAGCCAGGAAACTAGACAAGAAGAAGATAAAGCTACGAACAAACTGATAGGCATAGAGATCTTCAGTTCTTCAGCTTCAGGTGTTTGCTCCTACAGTCCTTCGGGTACTGGCAAGCAGTGAGTCCCTTGTAGCATTCAAAGAACTCTTCTCCTTTGCTGACGCCATTTTTTTCTCCGCTGTAAAAGAAATAAGATAGCTTTATGAGGCAAGTGAGAGGCATCCGAAATCATCTTGTCATTGAACACCCAATCATTTCTCATGAGCCAAATAGCCCAAGCGCCCGCAGCGAAGCAAGCAAGCCAAATAGAATGCGACCCTTCTTTGTACAAGTTTAGTTTATGTACCAGTTCGCCTCTAGAATTGAGAATACTATCCCAACCTAGAGCATCTCTATAACAGCACCACATAAACCTAGGAATGGCACATCTAAACATCATGTGGTCCACGTCCTCGACTTCCCCACAAAATTTACAATTTGGACTACCTTCCCATTTCATTTTCTTCAGCTGGCTGGCAGCTTGAATTCTTCCCTTCAACATTAACCAGAAGAAGATTTTGACTTTTAAGGGAATGGAGGACCTCCACAGGTCCTGCAAAACCCTATCTTTAACCCCTCCAAAACATAGGGCCTGGTAAAGGGATTTGGTAGTATAAGAGCCtgtcgatgtttgatgtcgcgattccggtatttgcatagtatggggatcgttggtactatgatatacgcgagactgaggtaaaagagacggagacagggatttttatacaggttcgggcccctgaattgtcaggtaataacccaacatcctgttggccgaagccggtattactcttattcaccataatcacactagtacaatatttgggataacctatcaaactgttgtcgatatggcggtgtgaaggtctgactcgtagtcgataacagtgtagccttcctcctcgaatccgcatccggcgagatcagagacagcgctataTCTCTCCTGCTGACAGTATCCGTAGGCACCGTAAgggactagccatgcctatctctgaagtcgatatctggcgtcttgtcttggcgtatgtcaacttgtatgttgtggcttctgttgttccatgTATGTTGTGGTGGGTGTCTTCCATGGTGGGTGTGTCCTCTCTCCTcttagggggtcttgtatttatacccataggtgtccccttgtccaagtagaactagggaaaccaatatgaatacaatctaagtagtccttgtcgtttccatgtaaaaCTCTGGTTATCttttcttatccggaactcctcctatatctgtAGGTtgcttccgtataggacatggtatgtagtgggtcctaccgagatttagtcaactactattaggtatgtgatatccataaccctgacagagCCAGACTTATCAGCTTCCAAAACATTTGATCTTTATCACCTGAAAGATGAATCTCCCCTACAAATTATGTAGTTCTTCCCATTCCTCCATCTCCCCTTCACTCAGAGATCTCCTCAACTCTATAACCCAGCTCCCTCAGGACCATAAGTTTGATGTACAGTTTTCTTCTGGTCTGCACAAATTTTGTAGATATATGGAAACTGAGTTTTTAGGGGTGTCTTTCCTATCCATACATCATCCCAGACTAGGATTGTTGACCCTCCACATTTTATTTCTTCCCACTtacatgtatttattttttattctttgcTAATCGGATGCTATGTCAGTGAAACCAGGCATCAATACTACCTCGGgatcttttttttggacggttttatatagttaaggTATTCCGGTTAGGAGACCTCAGACAGATTTCGTGTATAAATTGAGGGACGTCTGGTGaacttagggcctgttcactttgatgccattttcaatcttaccaaattttggtaaagttgtcaaaaaaagtggctacatttagtttgctgctaaattttggtaactatataagaaatcctgccaaaattttgacaagttatcaaaattttggccactataaattttggtaataccaaaatttggtaaggttttttttggcatcaaagtgaataggCGCTTGGTCCTTTCTGAGCTAAACCGAGTCCAAATTCCAAAAGCTCTCCCGACATGGGCCGCCACGATCAGTTTCAGGTGGCCGTGAGAAGATTCCAGAATGGACGGTCATGGGGATGGGGGAGGTCAACACGACTCACAAAGGTATAGTAGGAGGCGCGGCTGCCACGAGACGAGGTACGTGGCCCCCATGCAGCACGCCGTGGCGACACCTCTGCACACTGATCAACTCCACTCACCTCACTCCTCACCTATAAAAATGCTTCGATCTCACTCCAGTCTCCAGTGCCTTCGTCTCGACACGTTTGCATTGCAGCAGCTCATAAGTTTCTTCTTCGTTTCTGCTCCCAGTGCTAAGGCAGCACAGTCGTTCGTCGCCATGCCAGGGCTCACCATCGGCGACACCGTCCCCAACCTGGAGCTGGACTCCACCCACGGCAAGATCCGCATCCACGACTTCGTCGGCGACACCTATGTCATCCTCTTCTCCCACCCCGGTATACACACTACACACTACACTCGCTCGATTCTCACATTCTCATTCGGTAGTAGTTTGTGTGGATCGATGTGCatccgattgattgattgaatgATCCGTCGATCGATCAGGCGACTTCACCCCGGTCTGCACCACGGAGCTGGCAGCCATGGCCGGCTACGCCAAGGAGTTCGACAAGAGGGGCGTCAAGCTGCTCGGCATCTCCTGCGACGACGTGCAGTCTCACAAGGACTGGATCAAGGACATCGAGGCCTACAAGGTCATTTTAATTACCTTCCTGGCCTAGTTAAATTTGTGTGAAAACGTAGTAACTAATTAACTAGATCGATcgtaataatatatatttttttggttaTAGCCTGGGAACCGCGTGACGTACCCGATCATGGCCGATCCGAGCCGCGAGGCCATCAAGCAGCTGAACATGGTCGACCCGGACGAGAAGGATTCCAACGGCGGCCACCTCCCGTCCCGCGCGCTGCACATCGTCGGCCCCGACAAGAAGGTGAAGCTGAGCTTCCTGTACCCGGCGTGCGTGGGGCGGAACATGGATGAGGTGGTGCGTGCGGTCGACGCGCTGCAGACGGCGGCGAAGCACGCGGTGGCGACGCCGGTGAACTGGAAGCCCGGCGAGCGCGTCGTCATCCCTCCCGGCGTCTCCGACGACGAGGCGAAGGAGAAGTTCCCCCAGGGGTTCGACACCGCCGACCTGCCGTCCGGCAAGGGCTACCTCCGCTTCACCAAGGTCGGCTAGATCATATCGATATCGACCTCGCTCTTCGTACATCATGTGCGCCACGCGTGCGTGATAGCGTGTGCTGGCGTGATGACTATGCGAGATGCATCCCTGTGTGTGTTGGTGTGGATAATGCCGCTACGTTTGGAACAGTAGTGCATTTACTCTGTGCTACTGTCTGAACTTTGGCTGTTTGGCAGACTGTTTATGTACCCGTATGTTCGCCCCTGTACTAATAGAGTGGGTGTTGTGGTTGGCAAGTACTCTCCTCGGACaacattttaactttgactactaataacaaacaaattaaaaagatCAATCAGATGTTACTAGACAtcttaattttattaattttatagatattgataTTGTTTGTTCAAAGTAACATCGTAAAGTtctaaaatgtttatatttgggACGGAATTAAAACATcttaattttataaatattgaTCAAAATAGCATCAAAGTTCTAAAATGAAGCCATCATTTAGTATATTTCGTTAATGAAATTtagtatatattgttaataaaatttttatatacgtctTCTTAGTAATTAAAGAGCTTTACAAAACAAACTTCCATAAAAAACCCCTAAAACAAACTTCgataaaaatttttatatacgtctTCTTAGTAATTAAAGAGCTTTACAAAACAAACTTCCATAAAAAACCTCTAAAacaaacttcgataaaaaaacccCTCGAAGATAAAAAAAGACCCTCAAAATTAATTTGAGGTTAAAAATTAGGCTAAAAATAAACTTGATAAAAAAACCACCCCTCGAAGATAAAAAAAGACCCTCAAAATTAATTTGAGGTTAAAAATTAGGCTAAAAATaaacttgataaaaaaaaccttaaaattacttttaaaatgatttatattcatgatttatattctagTACGGAGAGGATTCTAGTACGGAGAGGGTGGGTGCATACATGCACATTCCAATGTAACCAAAGAATGAGAACAaatgattaaaataataata
The window above is part of the Oryza sativa Japonica Group chromosome 7, ASM3414082v1 genome. Proteins encoded here:
- the LOC4344044 gene encoding uncharacterized LOC4344044, with product MEPTGTIVFATVGVTNFGFDVFSAAVPLPPMEEDAERRHTDGVSVNFNAQFVDDGGEEVAFVSERGGAAGLFRCRPGPEQRAEPLPTVEGSLFHDRPTVRGGRLYFVSAHEQPPAPFRSWAAVYATEIGSKETVRVSPPGVVDMSPAVSDSGELVAVASYGDRPWAFDFRVLETEVAVFRAADPARRVVVVGRGGWPTWHGEGTVFFHRVADDGWWSVFRVDVSPETLEPTGGERRVTPPGLHCFTPAAVGRGGGGRWIAVATRRKGRAQRHVELFDLETESFSPLTERLNPELHHYNPFFSPSGDRVGYHRFRGAGARGDSVVPYLQPVQSPVSSLRMLRVYGTFPSFSPDAAHLAMNGDFFKTPGVTILRSDGAKRWVLTREPNLFYTSWSPAESGVIFTSMGPIFETTKATVRIARLEFDAGELTTGRDEVAATLKVLTRPEAGNDAFPAVSPCGKWVVFRSGRSGHKNLYIVDAAHGEDVGAGEGTIRRLTDGEWIDTMPSWSPDGSLIAFSSNRHDPTNAAVFSIYLVRPDGSGLRRVHVAGPAGSAAADRERINHVCFSPDSRWLLFTANFGGVMAEPISAPNQFQPYGDLYVCRLDGSGLVRLTCNAYENGTPAWGPASSPAAGLESLSLGPGAGDESLGEFDEPLWLTCDV
- the LOC4344045 gene encoding 1-Cys peroxiredoxin A, coding for MPGLTIGDTVPNLELDSTHGKIRIHDFVGDTYVILFSHPGDFTPVCTTELAAMAGYAKEFDKRGVKLLGISCDDVQSHKDWIKDIEAYKPGNRVTYPIMADPSREAIKQLNMVDPDEKDSNGGHLPSRALHIVGPDKKVKLSFLYPACVGRNMDEVVRAVDALQTAAKHAVATPVNWKPGERVVIPPGVSDDEAKEKFPQGFDTADLPSGKGYLRFTKVG